Proteins encoded within one genomic window of Panacibacter microcysteis:
- a CDS encoding LemA family protein yields the protein MKTKSLGLIVVVALLVILGGCGCNMYNGLVGSDQNVKKVWSNVETNYQRRTDLYNSVIKTIEGSANFEKSTLKEVLEARARATSVTVDIDDPESLAKFQQAQGQLQGAFSRLMAVAEAYPDLKTTTAFRDFQTQIEGTENRINIARQDYNKAVESYNLKVKQLPTSLFAGIFGFKEKPFYKSDAGSEKAPDIQFNIK from the coding sequence ATGAAAACGAAAAGTTTAGGTTTAATAGTTGTTGTAGCACTACTGGTAATCTTAGGTGGTTGCGGATGCAATATGTACAATGGTCTTGTTGGCAGCGACCAGAATGTAAAAAAAGTATGGAGTAACGTAGAAACCAACTACCAGCGCCGTACAGATTTGTACAACAGTGTTATTAAGACAATCGAAGGTTCAGCAAACTTTGAAAAGTCTACCCTGAAAGAAGTACTCGAGGCACGTGCCAGGGCTACGAGCGTAACGGTCGATATTGATGATCCTGAATCACTGGCAAAGTTCCAGCAGGCACAGGGCCAGTTGCAGGGTGCATTCAGCCGGTTAATGGCCGTAGCAGAAGCTTATCCTGATCTTAAGACAACGACTGCATTCCGCGATTTTCAAACCCAGATAGAAGGCACCGAAAACCGCATCAATATTGCGCGGCAGGATTACAACAAAGCTGTAGAATCTTATAACCTTAAGGTAAAACAGTTACCAACCAGTTTGTTTGCCGGTATTTTCGGTTTTAAAGAGAAGCCTTTCTACAAATCAGATGCAGGCAGCGAAAAAGCGCCGGACATACAGTTCAACATTAAATAA
- a CDS encoding GAF domain-containing protein, which yields MRVADLPGNDEERLAALHSYDILDSLPEKEYNDITLLASTICSTPISLISFIDDKRQWFKSNHGLSVRETPKDYAFCSHAILDPSAILIVPDSRADERFSGNPLVEGDPHVIFYAGVPLVNKDGFPLGSLCVIDNKTRTLSENQLAALKILSGHVVSLLELRRATKTMTVLQKLLEERNEELQQRVDQFDTQVIPMVKAIQNDIATLERTPGAGTESRQHLFENVKTRISLLEAFLNM from the coding sequence ATGAGGGTTGCAGATTTACCGGGAAATGATGAAGAAAGACTGGCAGCATTACACAGCTACGATATACTGGATTCGCTGCCTGAGAAAGAATACAATGACATTACCTTACTCGCCTCAACCATCTGCAGTACACCCATTTCACTGATCAGCTTTATCGACGACAAAAGGCAGTGGTTTAAATCAAACCACGGTTTGTCAGTACGCGAAACACCAAAAGATTATGCTTTTTGCTCACACGCCATTTTAGACCCTTCAGCAATACTGATTGTGCCCGATTCCAGGGCAGATGAACGTTTCTCGGGCAACCCGCTGGTAGAAGGCGATCCGCACGTAATTTTTTATGCCGGGGTGCCACTCGTAAACAAAGACGGATTCCCGTTAGGTTCTCTTTGTGTAATAGACAACAAAACCCGCACGCTTTCAGAAAACCAGCTTGCGGCGCTTAAAATTCTATCGGGCCACGTGGTAAGCTTACTGGAATTGAGGCGTGCAACAAAGACAATGACAGTATTGCAAAAGCTGTTGGAAGAACGCAATGAAGAATTGCAGCAGCGTGTTGACCAGTTTGATACACAGGTGATACCAATGGTGAAAGCAATACAAAATGACATCGCTACGCTCGAACGTACACCGGGTGCCGGCACAGAAAGCAGGCAGCACCTGTTTGAAAATGTAAAAACGCGGATCAGCTTGTTAGAAGCTTTCCTCAACATGTAA
- a CDS encoding TPM domain-containing protein — MKKILLLLSFLVATFAGFTQDLLPKPNPPRLVNDVAGVLSPEQREILEQRLVDLDNNSSNQIAIVTVPDLQGYDVADYANKLFRSWGIGGTKNNNGVLILVAPNERRVRIEVGYGLEGAIPDITSKHIIEDDIIPNIKKGDYYRAFDEAVTSLSKAAVGEYSEKRKRPADDGGGIGGAILFFVILFVVIMIVSRGGGGGRGGGMMSRRGYSSVLWPLIFSNLGGGGRSGGGWGGGGGGGWSGGGGGFGGFGGGSSGGGGASGGW; from the coding sequence ATGAAAAAAATATTATTACTCCTCTCCTTCCTCGTTGCAACGTTTGCAGGGTTTACGCAGGATCTGCTGCCAAAACCCAACCCGCCACGGCTGGTAAACGATGTTGCAGGCGTACTATCACCCGAGCAGCGGGAAATACTGGAACAACGACTCGTAGACCTCGACAATAACTCATCTAACCAGATAGCAATTGTTACGGTTCCAGACCTCCAGGGTTACGATGTGGCAGATTATGCCAACAAACTCTTCCGCTCCTGGGGTATTGGCGGCACCAAGAATAACAATGGTGTGCTTATACTGGTAGCACCCAATGAAAGACGGGTGCGTATAGAAGTAGGTTATGGCCTGGAAGGTGCCATCCCCGATATTACTTCCAAACACATTATTGAAGACGACATCATTCCCAACATCAAGAAAGGTGATTATTATCGTGCGTTTGATGAAGCGGTAACTTCCTTAAGCAAAGCCGCTGTTGGTGAATACAGTGAAAAACGCAAACGCCCTGCAGATGACGGCGGAGGCATAGGCGGTGCCATCCTGTTTTTTGTAATACTTTTTGTTGTCATCATGATCGTGAGCCGCGGTGGCGGTGGTGGCCGTGGCGGTGGCATGATGAGCCGCAGAGGTTACTCCAGCGTATTGTGGCCGCTTATCTTCAGCAACCTGGGCGGCGGTGGCCGCAGTGGCGGTGGCTGGGGTGGTGGTGGCGGTGGCGGCTGGAGCGGCGGCGGTGGCGGCTTCGGTGGCTTTGGCGGTGGCAGCAGCGGCGGCGGCGGTGCCAGTGGCGGATGGTAA
- a CDS encoding SDR family oxidoreductase — MNTLQGKVAYITGGSKGIGYGIAKALLDSGMNVAITSRSIETAQQAAKSLGSGTKVLALRSEVNSLEDEQKAIDATIAHFGQLDVVIANAGIGHFAPIQDMTEAQWKETIDTNLTGVFNTVKSGIEALKASKGYIITIASLAGTNFFANGAAYNASKFGLVGFSQAIMMDLRQFGIKVTTIMPGSVATNFGGHTPGNEDTWKIQPEDIGEMVVDLLKMHPRTLPSKIEVRPSMPGKS; from the coding sequence ATGAATACATTACAAGGAAAGGTAGCCTATATTACTGGTGGTAGTAAAGGCATTGGTTATGGTATTGCAAAAGCATTGCTGGATAGTGGTATGAATGTGGCCATCACGAGCCGCAGCATAGAAACTGCACAGCAGGCAGCAAAAAGCTTAGGCAGTGGAACGAAGGTACTGGCACTGCGGTCTGAAGTTAATTCCCTGGAGGACGAACAAAAGGCCATTGATGCAACCATTGCACATTTCGGGCAATTGGATGTGGTAATTGCCAACGCTGGCATCGGTCATTTTGCGCCTATACAAGACATGACGGAAGCGCAGTGGAAAGAAACCATTGACACCAATCTTACAGGCGTGTTTAATACGGTTAAATCCGGCATAGAGGCATTGAAAGCATCAAAGGGTTACATAATCACCATTGCAAGCCTTGCCGGCACTAATTTTTTTGCCAACGGCGCGGCCTACAACGCCAGTAAATTCGGACTGGTTGGATTTTCGCAGGCCATTATGATGGACTTAAGACAATTTGGTATAAAGGTAACTACGATTATGCCGGGCTCTGTGGCTACGAACTTTGGTGGTCACACGCCAGGCAATGAAGATACTTGGAAGATACAGCCCGAGGACATAGGAGAGATGGTTGTAGATCTCCTGAAGATGCACCCCAGAACGCTGCCGAGCAAAATTGAAGTAAGACCATCAATGCCCGGTAAATCTTAG
- a CDS encoding arsenic transporter produces the protein MTPNIFIWIIALLVIFLIIIRPFKLSEAYWAVAGAALLVIFRLITPVDALDGVTKGLDVYLFLAGMMLMAEVAREAKLFAWLATLAVSFSKGSPRKLFLLVYVVGIATTTFLSNDATAVVLTPAVFAAAKAANVKNVLPYLLICAFIANAASFVLPISNPANLVIYGDKLPPLLSWLRQYTIPSLVSILITYLALYYTQRKSLAGSIETNISIPALSPAGKLAGTGILLSALVLTICSALDIALGLPTAITGLLIFVVVTTGCGLQPASIIRQVSWAVLPMVAGLFVIVEGLTKTGVLAFAENWLTHNSRESAGATTWLSGLGIAFISNIMNNLPSGLIAGNAVQAAAVPEIIQRSVLIGVDLGPNLSVTGSLATILWLIVLRREGEDISAWQFLKTGLVVMLPALLATLATLWI, from the coding sequence ATGACACCGAATATTTTTATATGGATTATTGCCTTGCTGGTTATTTTCCTGATTATCATCCGCCCGTTTAAATTGTCTGAAGCTTACTGGGCAGTAGCAGGTGCTGCGTTGCTGGTTATATTCCGGCTCATAACACCCGTAGATGCACTAGACGGCGTAACAAAAGGCCTGGACGTATACCTGTTCCTGGCAGGCATGATGTTGATGGCAGAGGTTGCCAGAGAAGCAAAATTGTTTGCCTGGCTGGCCACACTTGCCGTTTCCTTCTCCAAAGGCTCGCCCCGGAAACTCTTTTTGCTCGTATATGTTGTAGGCATTGCGACAACAACGTTTTTATCTAACGACGCAACCGCTGTGGTATTAACGCCGGCTGTATTTGCAGCAGCCAAAGCAGCCAATGTAAAAAACGTGCTTCCCTACCTGTTGATCTGTGCTTTTATAGCAAATGCCGCATCATTTGTTTTACCTATTTCCAATCCTGCAAATCTTGTAATATATGGCGATAAGCTGCCACCCCTGCTATCGTGGCTGAGACAATACACCATTCCTTCACTGGTATCAATCCTTATCACTTATCTAGCGCTATATTATACACAACGCAAATCACTGGCTGGCAGCATTGAAACAAATATTTCAATCCCCGCACTTTCCCCGGCAGGTAAACTGGCCGGAACAGGCATCCTCCTCTCCGCCCTGGTTTTGACAATCTGTTCTGCATTAGATATAGCGCTCGGTTTACCTACGGCTATAACCGGCCTTCTTATTTTCGTCGTGGTTACAACGGGCTGTGGTTTGCAACCTGCCAGTATCATACGCCAGGTTTCCTGGGCTGTATTACCCATGGTGGCGGGATTGTTTGTTATAGTAGAAGGCCTTACCAAAACAGGCGTGCTGGCATTTGCTGAAAACTGGCTCACCCACAATTCACGGGAGTCTGCAGGTGCAACAACATGGTTGAGTGGATTGGGCATAGCTTTCATCAGCAATATCATGAACAACCTGCCCAGCGGCCTGATAGCAGGCAATGCAGTGCAGGCAGCAGCGGTTCCGGAAATCATTCAGCGATCGGTGCTTATTGGTGTAGACCTTGGCCCCAATTTGTCTGTCACGGGTTCATTGGCCACCATACTCTGGCTGATCGTGCTAAGACGTGAAGGCGAAGACATAAGCGCCTGGCAGTTTTTGAAAACAGGCCTGGTGGTAATGCTTCCTGCCCTGCTGGCAACTTTGGCCACGCTTTGGATTTAA
- a CDS encoding TPM domain-containing protein translates to MFALFRKKAVNFFSEAEKEHIHTAIQQAERHTSGEVRVYIESHCSYVDPIDRAAEIFYNLKMNATDLHNGVLVYVAMKDKQLAIFADEGIYKKAGDSFWTEEVKHMLTHFNKANYAAGIATVVTEIGEVLHAHFPYDPHTDKNELPDEIVFGK, encoded by the coding sequence ATGTTTGCACTATTTCGCAAAAAAGCAGTCAATTTCTTTTCTGAAGCAGAAAAGGAACACATACACACCGCCATACAGCAGGCAGAACGCCATACCAGCGGTGAGGTGCGTGTCTATATCGAAAGCCATTGCAGTTATGTAGACCCTATAGACCGGGCGGCAGAGATCTTTTATAATCTTAAGATGAATGCTACCGATCTGCACAACGGTGTACTGGTGTATGTAGCTATGAAAGATAAGCAGCTGGCCATTTTTGCAGATGAAGGCATTTATAAAAAAGCAGGCGACAGTTTCTGGACGGAAGAAGTAAAACATATGCTTACACACTTCAACAAAGCAAATTACGCCGCAGGCATTGCCACCGTTGTAACAGAAATCGGCGAAGTACTGCACGCACACTTTCCGTACGACCCGCATACAGATAAAAATGAATTGCCGGACGAGATAGTTTTTGGAAAATAA